The Actinocatenispora sera genome has a window encoding:
- a CDS encoding YnfA family protein, whose protein sequence is MTVARSLLLFVLAALAEIGGAWLVWQGWREHRGVLWIAGGIIALGCYGFVATFQPDPHFGRILAAYGGIFVAGSLAWGMVVDRFRPDRWDLIGAGICLVGVAVIMYMPRR, encoded by the coding sequence ATGACCGTCGCGCGCTCGTTGTTGCTGTTCGTGCTGGCGGCGCTCGCCGAGATCGGCGGCGCCTGGCTGGTGTGGCAGGGCTGGCGGGAACACCGTGGCGTGCTGTGGATCGCCGGCGGGATCATCGCGCTCGGCTGCTACGGGTTCGTCGCCACGTTCCAGCCCGACCCGCATTTCGGCCGCATCCTCGCCGCGTACGGCGGGATCTTCGTCGCGGGCTCGCTCGCCTGGGGCATGGTGGTCGACCGGTTCCGGCCGGACCGGTGGGACCTGATCGGCGCCGGCATCTGCCTCGTCGGCGTCGCGGTCATCATGTACATGCCCCGCCGCTGA
- a CDS encoding ABC transporter substrate-binding protein: MRSGKIRRGLAARALVGAAALALTATMAACGSSDSGSNSTDAPGADALKNVKSPVTVEFWHSMKGANVAALKQIVTKFNAAHKGKIVVKPVFVGEYDDAIAKYKTAVQQKNTPELIQVYDIGSRFMIDSKQTVPMYKFIAKDKWDASAIEPNIASYYQFDGKQWSMPFNSSMPLLYINKDLFAKAGLDPNKPPKNLDEIEADAKKLTNKKKNIVGFNAAIYGWYLEQLMATNGDQYCNDSNGRKGLATKVNFAGPDGVKLAQWWTNMVKKGYASNTGRTTDAAQQAFKSGTVAMELESTGELRDFINSAKGKFSVAAAPFPRLTGSGAPDGGTIIGGASLWIDGIGHTDAQKRASWEFVKFASSPAIQAMWHTGTGYFPVNSKALDEPTDKAWVKQYPQFSVAVQQLHSAKPSLATSGCALGVMPQARQAAEEGLEKTITSGDPSTAAANMKASADSLAKPITDYNRAVKK, translated from the coding sequence ATGAGATCAGGCAAGATCCGGCGCGGGCTTGCGGCCCGCGCCCTGGTCGGCGCCGCCGCACTGGCGCTGACCGCCACGATGGCCGCCTGCGGCAGCAGCGACTCCGGTAGCAACTCCACCGACGCGCCCGGTGCCGACGCGCTCAAGAACGTCAAGTCGCCGGTGACGGTGGAGTTCTGGCACAGCATGAAGGGCGCCAACGTCGCCGCGCTGAAGCAGATCGTGACCAAGTTCAACGCCGCGCACAAGGGCAAGATCGTGGTCAAGCCGGTGTTCGTCGGCGAGTACGACGACGCGATCGCCAAGTACAAGACGGCGGTGCAGCAGAAGAACACGCCGGAACTGATCCAGGTGTACGACATCGGGTCGCGCTTCATGATCGACTCGAAGCAGACGGTGCCGATGTACAAGTTCATCGCCAAGGACAAGTGGGACGCGTCCGCGATCGAGCCGAACATCGCGAGCTACTACCAGTTCGACGGCAAGCAGTGGTCGATGCCGTTCAACTCCTCGATGCCGCTGCTGTACATCAACAAGGACCTGTTCGCCAAGGCCGGGCTGGACCCGAACAAGCCGCCGAAGAACCTCGACGAGATCGAGGCGGACGCGAAGAAGCTGACGAACAAGAAGAAGAACATCGTCGGCTTCAACGCGGCCATCTACGGCTGGTACCTCGAGCAGCTGATGGCCACCAACGGCGACCAGTACTGCAACGACTCCAACGGCCGCAAGGGCCTCGCCACCAAGGTGAACTTCGCCGGCCCGGACGGGGTCAAGCTCGCCCAGTGGTGGACCAACATGGTCAAGAAGGGGTACGCCTCGAACACCGGCCGCACGACCGACGCGGCGCAGCAGGCGTTCAAGTCCGGTACCGTCGCGATGGAGCTGGAGTCCACCGGCGAGCTGCGTGACTTCATCAACAGCGCCAAGGGCAAGTTCAGCGTCGCCGCCGCGCCGTTCCCACGGCTGACCGGCAGCGGCGCGCCCGACGGCGGCACCATCATCGGCGGCGCGAGCCTGTGGATCGACGGCATCGGCCACACCGACGCGCAGAAGCGCGCCTCGTGGGAGTTCGTCAAGTTCGCCTCGTCGCCGGCGATCCAGGCGATGTGGCACACCGGCACCGGCTACTTCCCGGTCAACAGCAAGGCGCTCGACGAGCCGACCGACAAGGCGTGGGTGAAGCAGTACCCCCAGTTCAGCGTCGCGGTGCAGCAGCTGCACTCGGCCAAGCCGTCCCTCGCCACCTCCGGCTGCGCGCTCGGCGTCATGCCGCAGGCCCGGCAGGCGGCCGAGGAGGGGCTGGAGAAGACCATCACCTCCGGCGACCCGAGTACCGCCGCCGCCAACATGAAGGCCTCGGCCGACTCGCTGGCCAAGCCGATCACCGACTACAACCGCGCGGTCAAGAAGTAG
- a CDS encoding carbohydrate ABC transporter permease, which translates to MAEPTSSTVDKAVDARTPRRRISAGKIVVYAVLILALIPVIFPIYYAFVGSVMPGGDLASSPPRIFPSGFHWSNVTGVFDSIPLGRQYLNSVVQAGIITIAQLITSIFAAYAFALMPMWGRRYVFGAFMATLMVPAESIIIPNYLHIGDWHLLTSSFGVVVGLVLPFLANMFGTFLLRQAFLQFPSELRDAATVDGCGHLRFLWRILVPLARPSIAAAGVYIFLTAWNQYFWPLLVTRSASQQTLQIGITQLRNAEVGDLGLVVAGAALSVIPTLLIVIFGQRYIVRGLTAGAVR; encoded by the coding sequence ATGGCCGAGCCGACTTCCTCCACTGTGGACAAGGCTGTGGACGCTCGCACGCCGCGACGCCGGATCAGCGCCGGCAAGATCGTCGTGTACGCGGTGCTGATCCTCGCGCTGATCCCGGTGATCTTCCCGATCTACTATGCGTTCGTCGGCAGCGTGATGCCCGGCGGCGACCTGGCCTCGTCCCCGCCGCGGATCTTCCCCAGCGGGTTCCACTGGTCCAACGTCACCGGCGTGTTCGACTCGATCCCGCTGGGCCGGCAGTACCTCAACTCGGTGGTACAGGCCGGGATCATCACGATCGCGCAGCTGATCACCAGCATCTTCGCCGCGTACGCGTTCGCGCTGATGCCGATGTGGGGCCGCCGCTACGTGTTCGGCGCGTTCATGGCCACCCTGATGGTGCCGGCCGAGTCGATCATCATCCCGAACTACCTGCACATCGGCGACTGGCACCTGCTGACCTCCAGCTTCGGCGTGGTGGTCGGGCTGGTGTTGCCGTTCCTCGCCAACATGTTCGGCACCTTCCTGCTGCGCCAGGCGTTCCTGCAGTTCCCGAGCGAGCTGCGGGACGCCGCGACCGTGGACGGCTGCGGCCACCTGCGGTTCCTGTGGCGCATCCTGGTACCGCTGGCCCGGCCCTCGATCGCCGCCGCCGGCGTGTACATCTTCCTCACCGCCTGGAACCAGTACTTCTGGCCGCTGCTGGTGACCCGCAGCGCCTCCCAGCAGACCCTGCAGATCGGCATCACCCAGCTGCGCAACGCCGAGGTCGGCGACCTCGGTCTGGTCGTGGCCGGTGCCGCCCTGTCGGTCATCCCGACCCTGCTCATCGTCATCTTCGGCCAGCGCTACATCGTCCGCGGCCTCACCGCCGGCGCCGTCCGCTGA
- a CDS encoding carbohydrate ABC transporter permease, with protein MTAQTRGPAEAADRGTAPDASRADQPTRTPTRPRHSRDHALAYLFLVPSTIVFALFVVWPLGDSVYLSLHGSDLFGGASVFVGLDNYRAMFTSAEFGKVLLNTLEFVLLTVIPGVLGALVVVLLLEAQIRGVRVLRTAFALPFAFSVATASVIFSVIYNYQIGLANGILGFLGIGKVGWTTDPHVAMIALALTTVWMNLGYNVLVLSAGVGSIPAEVMEAARLDGASGLKLVRRIILPLLSPQLFFLVVVTTIQSLQSFGQIHILTKGGPDGSTTTLVYSIYKKAFAFGSSDFGTASAQAMVLLVIVLACTGIQFGVLQRKVHY; from the coding sequence GTGACCGCACAGACCCGTGGTCCCGCCGAAGCGGCCGACCGCGGAACCGCCCCCGACGCCTCCCGCGCCGATCAACCGACCCGGACCCCTACCCGGCCCCGGCACAGCCGCGACCACGCCCTGGCGTACCTGTTCCTGGTGCCGTCGACCATCGTGTTCGCGCTGTTCGTGGTGTGGCCGCTGGGCGACTCGGTCTACCTGTCACTGCACGGCAGCGACCTGTTCGGCGGCGCATCGGTGTTCGTCGGGCTGGACAACTACCGGGCCATGTTCACCTCCGCCGAGTTCGGCAAGGTGCTGCTCAACACGCTCGAGTTCGTCCTGCTGACGGTCATCCCCGGGGTACTCGGCGCGCTGGTCGTGGTGCTGCTGCTGGAGGCGCAGATCCGCGGCGTGCGGGTACTGCGGACCGCGTTCGCCCTGCCGTTCGCGTTCAGCGTCGCCACCGCGTCGGTGATCTTCTCGGTCATCTACAACTACCAGATCGGCCTGGCGAACGGGATCCTCGGCTTCCTCGGCATCGGCAAGGTCGGCTGGACCACCGACCCGCACGTGGCGATGATCGCGCTGGCGCTCACCACCGTGTGGATGAACCTCGGCTACAACGTGCTGGTGCTCTCCGCCGGGGTCGGCTCGATCCCGGCCGAGGTGATGGAGGCCGCGCGGCTGGACGGCGCGAGCGGGCTCAAGCTCGTCCGGCGGATCATCCTGCCACTGCTGTCACCGCAGCTGTTCTTCCTCGTCGTGGTCACCACGATCCAGTCGCTGCAGAGCTTCGGCCAGATCCACATCCTCACCAAGGGCGGCCCGGACGGTTCGACCACCACGCTGGTCTACTCCATCTACAAGAAGGCGTTCGCGTTCGGCTCCAGCGACTTCGGTACCGCCAGCGCGCAGGCCATGGTGCTGCTGGTGATCGTGCTGGCCTGTACCGGCATCCAGTTCGGGGTGTTGCAGCGGAAGGTGCACTACTGA
- a CDS encoding class I SAM-dependent methyltransferase, with product MTVIEHRVETDRAITPDYSGRKFTEEQIAQGVHRKFIGGHWDGHGQHQVEFLTDHGLRPQHKFLDVGCGAFRAGRHFVDLLERGHYYGIDANLSLIETGYEVELTDEQRAKLPTENLRANDRFDANFGVKFDYAIAQSVFTHVSLNHMRLCLNRVSRVMRPGGKFYVTFFEQPPGTRLDKITAIRKGGRPLLSEQNVFWYFRSDLQWVAGFGAWKFRYIGDWGHPNGQKMVEYTRLPDSGKLGDNIKRGRRWLARKIYPA from the coding sequence ATGACCGTGATCGAACATCGCGTCGAAACCGACCGTGCCATCACACCCGACTACTCGGGACGGAAGTTCACCGAGGAGCAGATCGCCCAGGGCGTGCACCGCAAGTTCATCGGTGGCCACTGGGACGGGCACGGCCAGCACCAGGTCGAGTTCCTCACCGACCACGGCCTGCGCCCGCAGCACAAGTTCCTCGACGTGGGCTGCGGCGCGTTCCGCGCCGGCCGGCACTTCGTCGATCTGCTGGAGCGCGGCCACTACTACGGCATCGACGCCAACCTGTCGCTGATCGAGACCGGGTACGAGGTCGAGCTCACCGACGAGCAGCGCGCCAAACTGCCCACCGAGAACCTGCGGGCCAACGACCGCTTCGACGCGAACTTCGGCGTCAAGTTCGACTATGCGATCGCCCAGTCGGTGTTCACCCACGTGTCGCTCAACCACATGCGGCTGTGCCTCAACCGCGTCTCCCGGGTGATGCGCCCCGGCGGCAAGTTCTACGTGACGTTCTTCGAGCAGCCGCCGGGTACCCGGCTCGACAAGATCACCGCGATCCGCAAGGGCGGGCGGCCGCTGCTGAGCGAGCAGAACGTCTTCTGGTACTTCCGTTCCGACCTGCAGTGGGTGGCCGGCTTCGGTGCCTGGAAGTTCCGCTACATCGGCGACTGGGGCCACCCGAACGGGCAGAAGATGGTCGAGTACACGCGGCTTCCCGACTCGGGCAAGCTCGGCGACAACATCAAGCGCGGTCGCCGCTGGCTGGCCCGCAAGATCTACCCGGCGTGA
- a CDS encoding SDR family NAD(P)-dependent oxidoreductase — translation MEPVSIDVTDPTSTENAAKTVAQAVGSSGLQAIVNNAGVIVQGPLELTPPADLDRQFTINTLGPVHVIQSFLPLVRAGGGRIINISAPTARVPIPFMAPIGASKAALASLSDSLRTELAAWGIPVVVIEPGGTDTTIFRRADATTETALGAADPARVALYRDQLAALAKAGAKQKLGPVDAVAKTIARVVTAPRPKRRYTAGSGVALFGVLAHLPAGLRERLITTAFGLG, via the coding sequence ATCGAGCCCGTCTCGATCGACGTCACCGACCCGACCAGTACCGAGAACGCCGCCAAGACGGTGGCCCAGGCGGTGGGCAGCAGCGGGTTGCAGGCCATCGTGAACAACGCGGGGGTGATCGTGCAGGGGCCGCTGGAGCTGACGCCACCGGCGGACCTGGACCGGCAGTTCACCATCAACACCTTGGGACCGGTCCACGTCATCCAGTCCTTCCTACCGCTGGTGCGGGCCGGCGGCGGGCGCATCATCAACATCAGCGCGCCCACCGCCCGGGTCCCGATCCCGTTCATGGCGCCGATCGGTGCCAGCAAGGCGGCGCTGGCCTCGCTGTCGGACTCGCTCCGGACCGAGCTGGCCGCCTGGGGAATCCCGGTGGTCGTGATCGAACCGGGTGGCACGGACACCACGATCTTCCGGCGGGCCGACGCCACCACCGAAACGGCGCTCGGCGCTGCCGATCCGGCCCGCGTCGCCCTCTATCGCGACCAGCTGGCCGCCCTCGCCAAGGCAGGCGCGAAGCAGAAGCTCGGCCCCGTCGACGCGGTCGCGAAGACCATCGCCAGGGTGGTCACGGCACCCCGACCGAAGCGCCGTTACACGGCGGGATCGGGAGTCGCGCTCTTCGGCGTACTGGCGCACCTGCCAGCCGGCCTGCGCGAGCGGCTCATCACCACCGCCTTCGGTCTGGGCTGA
- a CDS encoding daunorubicin resistance protein DrrA family ABC transporter ATP-binding protein: MIETTGLRKSFRSRKGTVEAVRGVDLTVAEGQVFGFLGPNGAGKTTTLRMLATLLAPDGGSAVVAGADLRREPGEVRRRIGYVGQNGGTWREATAREELVLQARLYGVSKADAIRRAARSIEAFQLDAFADRKTVTYSGGQKRRVDIALGLVHDPRLVFLDEPTTGLDPASRSHVWDEVRRLRGEGMTVFLTTHYLDEADALCDQIAIMDGGLIVAEGTADELKQQVEGDVITLGFGPDGAEAVVAAEKLLADEPYARRAERADTELRLYVAGGATAMPQLMRVLDGADITVESVELHRPSLDDVFLAKTGRSLRD; the protein is encoded by the coding sequence ATCATCGAAACCACCGGGCTGCGAAAGAGCTTCCGGTCCCGCAAGGGCACCGTCGAGGCGGTTCGCGGCGTCGACCTGACCGTGGCCGAGGGACAGGTGTTCGGCTTCCTCGGCCCGAACGGTGCCGGCAAGACGACCACCCTGCGGATGCTCGCCACGCTGCTCGCGCCGGACGGTGGCAGCGCCGTCGTCGCCGGCGCCGACCTGCGTCGGGAACCGGGCGAGGTGCGCCGGCGGATCGGCTACGTCGGCCAGAACGGCGGCACCTGGCGCGAGGCCACCGCGCGCGAGGAGCTCGTCCTGCAGGCCCGGCTGTACGGGGTGAGCAAGGCCGACGCGATCCGCCGCGCGGCGCGCTCGATCGAGGCGTTCCAGCTCGATGCGTTCGCCGACCGCAAGACGGTCACCTACTCCGGCGGGCAGAAGCGGCGGGTCGACATCGCGCTCGGCCTGGTGCACGACCCGCGGCTGGTGTTCCTCGACGAGCCGACCACCGGCCTCGACCCGGCCAGCCGCAGCCACGTCTGGGACGAGGTACGCCGGCTGCGCGGCGAGGGCATGACCGTGTTCCTGACCACGCACTACCTCGACGAGGCGGATGCGCTCTGCGACCAGATCGCCATCATGGACGGCGGGCTGATCGTCGCCGAGGGCACCGCCGACGAACTCAAGCAGCAGGTCGAGGGCGACGTCATCACGCTCGGCTTCGGCCCGGACGGTGCCGAGGCCGTCGTCGCCGCCGAAAAGCTGCTCGCGGACGAGCCGTACGCGCGCCGCGCCGAACGCGCCGACACCGAACTGCGCCTGTACGTGGCCGGCGGCGCCACCGCGATGCCCCAGCTGATGCGGGTACTCGACGGCGCCGACATCACCGTCGAGTCGGTCGAGCTGCACCGCCCCAGCCTCGACGACGTCTTCCTGGCCAAGACCGGCCGCTCGCTGCGCGACTGA
- a CDS encoding ABC transporter permease: MPSLVRDTWLVFQRSMLLTLRNPTWVAVGLAQPLYYLLLFAPLLKNVRAPGMAGGDAAFAFFIPGLLTQLALFGTLFVGFGLIGELRDGVIERMRVTPVSRFALLLGRALRDVVTLVVQAIVLVVISIPFGLSVHFGPLLLVLCLMVLLALLGASVSYAVALILKSEDALAPLANGVAMPILLLSGVFLPMAAAPGWLQGISHANPLRYAVDAARDLFAGHITTNAVYEAAIILLALTVASVIWAARRFARTVS; this comes from the coding sequence ATGCCCTCGCTGGTCCGGGACACCTGGCTGGTGTTCCAACGATCGATGCTGCTGACGCTGCGCAACCCCACCTGGGTCGCCGTCGGCCTGGCCCAGCCGCTGTACTACCTGCTGCTGTTCGCGCCGCTGTTGAAGAACGTGCGCGCGCCCGGGATGGCCGGCGGCGACGCCGCCTTTGCCTTCTTCATCCCCGGCCTGCTCACCCAGCTGGCCCTGTTCGGCACGCTGTTCGTCGGGTTCGGGCTGATCGGTGAGCTGCGCGACGGCGTGATCGAGCGGATGCGGGTCACCCCGGTCAGCCGGTTCGCGCTGCTGCTCGGCCGCGCCCTGCGCGACGTGGTCACCCTGGTGGTACAGGCGATCGTGCTGGTCGTGATCTCGATCCCGTTCGGCCTGTCCGTCCACTTCGGACCACTGCTGCTGGTGCTGTGCCTGATGGTGCTGCTCGCGCTGCTCGGCGCCTCGGTCTCCTACGCGGTTGCACTGATCCTCAAGAGCGAGGACGCGCTGGCCCCGCTGGCCAACGGCGTCGCGATGCCGATCCTGCTGCTGTCCGGCGTGTTCCTGCCGATGGCCGCCGCACCCGGCTGGCTGCAGGGCATCTCGCACGCCAACCCGCTGCGCTACGCGGTGGACGCCGCCCGCGACCTGTTCGCCGGCCACATCACCACCAACGCGGTGTACGAGGCGGCCATCATCCTGCTCGCCCTCACCGTCGCATCGGTGATCTGGGCCGCCCGCCGTTTCGCCCGGACCGTCTCCTGA
- a CDS encoding DUF397 domain-containing protein: MSLPDLARAHWRKSSRSGSNGACVEVAGNLPMIVAIRDSKDPCGPVLVVGTAAFRAFAESVKSL; this comes from the coding sequence ATGTCTCTGCCAGACCTGGCCCGCGCCCACTGGCGCAAGAGTAGCCGATCTGGAAGCAACGGAGCCTGCGTTGAGGTCGCCGGCAACCTGCCCATGATTGTCGCTATCCGAGACAGCAAGGACCCGTGCGGTCCAGTGCTCGTCGTCGGCACGGCAGCCTTCCGGGCATTTGCGGAGTCCGTGAAGTCGCTCTGA
- a CDS encoding helix-turn-helix domain-containing protein produces the protein MGHPAVSDKSILNLSPEIRKRRILIGESREAVADRPVGDETAHMVQRKNPTAKRRVVAAALKEFRERLGLKPAEVAKRVNHDASWLARIERAEIRAHPDAVTRLLDLYQVTGAQADAVLDLAASAGSRGWWHVYTRAMPEWFGKFIGLEGAASIIRNFENGVMPGLLQTEDYARAVMQAVPLPGQPTDIDRFVKLRMERQELLTAEQPPQLRFILDESVVRRPIGGPDVLRNQLERILDLTAEHLHIKVMILPFDAGAHAGVDGPFILLDFPAAPAGLPDTSDPRVVYIDNLVSALYLEESDQVMRYSAAWDSLCNQALSTNDSRELMRKLAEDL, from the coding sequence ATGGGACACCCCGCGGTCTCCGACAAGAGCATCCTGAACCTATCCCCCGAAATCCGCAAGAGGCGGATATTGATCGGCGAGTCGCGCGAGGCGGTTGCTGATCGGCCGGTTGGGGACGAGACTGCCCACATGGTGCAAAGGAAGAACCCGACCGCGAAGCGTCGAGTGGTTGCTGCGGCGCTCAAGGAGTTCCGAGAGCGGCTCGGCCTGAAGCCCGCCGAAGTAGCAAAGCGTGTCAACCACGACGCCTCGTGGCTGGCCAGGATCGAACGCGCCGAGATCCGCGCGCACCCCGACGCGGTCACGCGGCTGTTGGACCTCTACCAGGTCACGGGCGCGCAGGCGGATGCGGTACTGGACCTTGCTGCGAGCGCCGGTTCTCGCGGTTGGTGGCACGTCTACACGCGAGCAATGCCGGAGTGGTTCGGCAAGTTCATTGGCTTGGAGGGCGCCGCATCGATCATCCGCAACTTCGAGAACGGCGTGATGCCGGGCCTCCTTCAAACCGAGGACTATGCCCGGGCCGTGATGCAGGCGGTTCCGTTGCCCGGTCAGCCTACGGATATAGACCGGTTCGTGAAGCTACGCATGGAACGGCAAGAGTTGCTGACGGCGGAGCAGCCTCCGCAACTGCGCTTCATCCTCGACGAATCCGTGGTGCGCCGGCCGATCGGCGGTCCCGACGTGCTGCGGAACCAGCTGGAACGCATCCTTGACCTGACTGCGGAGCACTTGCACATCAAGGTGATGATCTTGCCCTTCGACGCTGGGGCTCACGCAGGCGTCGATGGCCCGTTCATCCTCCTGGACTTCCCCGCGGCGCCGGCCGGGCTGCCTGACACCTCGGACCCGCGCGTCGTCTACATCGACAACTTGGTGAGCGCACTGTATTTGGAGGAGTCCGATCAAGTCATGCGATACAGCGCGGCATGGGACAGTCTGTGCAACCAGGCGCTCTCCACCAATGACTCGCGGGAGCTGATGCGTAAGCTCGCGGAGGACCTGTAG
- a CDS encoding PadR family transcriptional regulator — protein sequence MSLRHALIGLLAEGPASGWDLTRRFEELLGTVWPAGHPQIYGELRKLQDDGFIEIDSEGPRRRKTYRATPAGVEEARRWLISVEVDHTLRLEPVLRSVFFWLLTPQELAVHLENEAAYYQALAQRYRDLAAAKDRGEYGDSPQTNSIRIAAEAGIRLHEALADWATWAEEHQPRQSET from the coding sequence ATGTCGCTGAGGCACGCGCTCATCGGGCTGCTCGCCGAGGGGCCGGCGAGCGGCTGGGACCTCACCCGCCGGTTCGAGGAGCTGCTCGGTACGGTCTGGCCGGCCGGCCACCCGCAGATCTACGGCGAGCTGCGCAAGCTCCAGGACGACGGCTTCATCGAGATCGACTCCGAGGGCCCGCGCCGGCGCAAGACCTACCGCGCGACGCCCGCCGGCGTCGAGGAGGCCCGTCGCTGGCTGATCTCCGTCGAGGTCGATCACACGCTCCGGCTGGAGCCCGTGCTGCGCTCGGTGTTCTTCTGGTTGCTGACCCCGCAGGAGCTGGCCGTCCACCTGGAGAACGAGGCGGCCTACTACCAGGCGCTCGCCCAGCGGTACCGCGACCTCGCCGCCGCCAAGGACCGGGGCGAGTACGGCGACAGTCCGCAGACCAACTCCATCCGCATCGCCGCCGAGGCCGGTATCCGGTTGCACGAAGCACTGGCCGACTGGGCGACCTGGGCCGAGGAGCACCAACCCAGGCAATCCGAAACCTGA
- a CDS encoding SDR family NAD(P)-dependent oxidoreductase, with protein MLIVTCLDEQLGVVVKQAKRNVFITGAATGIGAATAERLAAAGHRVFAGVHERPSTLTGTPASSPSRSTSPTRPVPRTPPRRWPRRWAAAGCRPS; from the coding sequence ATGTTGATCGTAACATGTCTCGATGAACAACTTGGAGTTGTTGTGAAACAGGCTAAAAGGAACGTATTCATCACCGGTGCAGCGACGGGCATCGGCGCAGCAACCGCCGAACGGTTGGCCGCAGCCGGCCACCGGGTCTTCGCGGGTGTCCACGAGCGGCCGAGCACCCTGACCGGTACCCCGGCATCGAGCCCGTCTCGATCGACGTCACCGACCCGACCAGTACCGAGAACGCCGCCAAGACGGTGGCCCAGGCGGTGGGCAGCAGCGGGTTGCAGGCCATCGTGA
- a CDS encoding DUF4037 domain-containing protein, with amino-acid sequence MAEFVAGLELARGFYREAVRPILDEALPGVRHSAARLGGGSEVLGFDTARSADHEWGPRVQLFVSERDVAEHAERLDAVFATRLPKTFRGYPTHFAAAGENGIGTMQVTDGPVRHRVEVADPHGWFVGQLGFDPAEGVTTADWLAAPTQRLAEATAGAVFHDGLGLLGPARARLDWYPHDVWLHVLACQWQRISQEEAFVGRCGEVGDELGSAVVAARLVRELMRLWLLMARRYPPYSKWLGSAFAATPQADGLAAQLTATLAATDWHTRERHLGDAYETVAAQHNRLGVTAPVDPATRPYHNRPFRVLHADRFVAALSDRITDPQVRALPLVGAVDQFVDSTDLLGRPALTRAVTRAAAAEPTD; translated from the coding sequence ATGGCGGAGTTCGTGGCGGGGTTGGAGTTGGCTCGGGGGTTCTACCGGGAGGCGGTGCGGCCGATCCTGGACGAGGCGCTGCCGGGGGTGCGGCACAGTGCGGCGCGGCTGGGCGGCGGGTCGGAGGTGCTGGGGTTCGACACGGCGCGGTCGGCGGATCACGAGTGGGGGCCGCGGGTACAGCTGTTCGTGAGCGAACGGGATGTCGCCGAGCACGCGGAGCGGCTGGACGCGGTGTTCGCGACGCGGCTGCCGAAGACGTTCCGCGGCTACCCGACGCACTTCGCGGCAGCCGGGGAGAACGGCATCGGGACGATGCAGGTGACCGACGGGCCGGTACGGCACCGGGTCGAGGTCGCCGATCCGCACGGCTGGTTCGTCGGGCAGCTCGGGTTCGACCCGGCCGAGGGGGTGACCACGGCGGACTGGCTGGCGGCGCCGACGCAGCGGCTCGCGGAGGCGACCGCCGGCGCGGTGTTCCACGACGGGCTCGGGTTGCTCGGACCGGCCCGGGCGCGGCTCGACTGGTACCCGCACGACGTGTGGCTGCACGTACTCGCCTGCCAGTGGCAGCGGATCTCCCAGGAGGAGGCGTTCGTCGGCCGGTGCGGGGAGGTCGGCGACGAGCTGGGGTCGGCGGTCGTCGCGGCCCGGCTGGTGCGCGAACTGATGCGGCTGTGGCTGTTGATGGCGCGACGCTACCCGCCGTACAGCAAGTGGTTGGGTAGCGCGTTCGCCGCCACGCCGCAAGCCGACGGGCTCGCCGCGCAGCTGACGGCGACTCTGGCCGCGACCGACTGGCACACCCGCGAGCGGCACCTCGGTGATGCGTACGAAACCGTTGCGGCGCAGCACAACCGGCTCGGCGTCACCGCCCCGGTCGATCCCGCCACCCGGCCATACCACAACCGCCCGTTCCGGGTGCTGCACGCGGATCGGTTCGTCGCGGCGCTGTCCGACCGGATCACCGATCCGCAGGTACGGGCGCTGCCGCTGGTCGGTGCCGTCGACCAGTTCGTCGACAGCACCGACCTGCTCGGCCGCCCCGCCCTGACCCGCGCCGTCACCCGCGCCGCTGCTGCCGAGCCGACGGACTGA